One Amphiprion ocellaris isolate individual 3 ecotype Okinawa chromosome 5, ASM2253959v1, whole genome shotgun sequence genomic region harbors:
- the lrrn2 gene encoding leucine-rich repeat neuronal protein 2, whose protein sequence is MRPALVLLQSHCLLCVFGAVVVPVVLGSLPPALPWHVSCPVRCVCQIKPWFSPDSVYHEAPTVDCSDLLLTKLPLPIPENTHTLRLQSNLLSGLDTAVLHGLPNLTDLDVSQNRFSHVRTITQSSSLLSLLSLHLEENHLSHLPEDSFLSLPALQELFLSHNNLHSIAPGAFTGLDSLLRLHINNNRLTTVDPQWFKALPRLEVLMLGGNPVEALPERGFIALKSLRSLVLGGMGLRGLAEKALEGLEGLESLSFYDNLLTKVPTQALRRVPGLKFLDLNKNRIKLIETGDFQDMIHLKELGLNNMEELVSIERAALENLPELTKLEITNNPRLSYIHPQAFLQLSRLESLMLNSNSLSALHQHIMLSLPSLQEVSLHSNPLRCDCLFHWAAKQTAHPHIEKTIQTETQTARVVRFIQPQATLCSEPPELRARRVRDVTSGEMSASCLPMIPVSSLPSYVGVREGGKLVLHCRALADPPPELYWVTPSGLKLSPPSKGSPVPTSCKSLTSEGINHTSASSAPDDTACQPFKHYQVLPEGTLEISKITPREAGLYTCVAENALGADTRSVTVGVHDRIKKRKRGAAANLKKFLQFRADARLEVREVGEHFAILSWQSGHNLPSTRLSWQAIYSNVHTPTYTTRILAGTQSFNLTHLQAETFYRVCLHLGSGEVTKHASRSLGGSKKPQCVSFRTKDVPEPQPSLQLNPQLTSTAVTLLLLALILLLAGQGWDTEPGEGTGKHHMTLHQDIQRPKAVIINQKTKGRDGHEPNLSEKLLLHQDC, encoded by the coding sequence ATGAGGCCGGCTTTAGTGCTCCTACAGTCACATTGCCTCTTGTGTGTGTTCGGTGCTGTGGTTGTGCCCGTTGTCCTGGGCTCACTGCCTCCTGCACTGCCATGGCACGTCTCCTGCCCGGtcaggtgtgtgtgtcagatCAAGCCATGGTTCTCCCCTGATTCTGTGTACCATGAAGCTCCCACCGTGGACTGCAGTGATCTGCTGTTGACCAAGCTCCCCTTACCCATacctgagaacacacacaccctgCGCCTGCAGAGCAACCTCCTGTCAGGACTGGACACTGCAGTGCTGCATGGACTCCCCAATCTCACCGACCTCGACGTCTCCCAGAATCGCTTCAGTCATGTCAGGACCATAACCCAGAGCTCCTCCCTGCTCTCCCTGCTGTCCCTACACCTGGAGGAAAACCATCTCAGCCACCTCCCTGAGGATTCTTTCTTGTCACTGCCAGCTTTGCAGGAGCTCTTTCTCAGCCACAACAATTTACATTCGATAGCACCTGGAGCCTTCACTGGTCTGGACTCGCTTCTTCGTCTTCATATCAACAACAACAGGCTCACCACTGTTGATCCTCAGTGGTTCAAGGCTTTGCCTCGCTTGGAAGTTCTTATGCTTGGGGGAAACCCTGTGGAGGCCCTGCCTGAACGAGGCTTCATCGCCCTAAAATCCCTCCGAAGTCTTGTCCTTGGTGGTATGGGTCTGAGGGGTTTGGCTGAAAAAGCCCTGGAAGGGCTGGAAGGCCTAGAGAGCCTCTCATTCTACGATAACCTTCTGACCAAAGTTCCAACTCAGGCCCTGAGGAGAGTGCCAGGACTAAAGTTCCTCGACCTCAACAAGAACCGAATCAAACTGATAGAGACAGGAGACTTCCAAGATATGATCCACCTGAAGGAGCTCGGTCTGAACAATATGGAGGAGCTGGTGTCCATTGAGAGAGCTGCCCTGGAGAACCTTCCAGAGCTCACCAAGCTGGAGATCACCAACAACCCACGTCTGTCCTACATTCATCCACAGGCTTTCCTCCAGCTGAGCAGGTTGGAGAGTCTAATGCTCAACTCCAACTCCCTCAGTGCCCTGCATCAGCACATCATGCTCTCCCTGCCCAGTCTTCAGGAGGTCAGCTTACACTCCAACCCACTGCGATGTGACTGCCTGTTTCACTGGGCAGCCAAGCAGACTGCTCATCCTCACATTGAGAAAACCATTCAAACGGAGACACAAACGGCTCGGGTGGTGCGCTTCATCCAACCCCAGGCAACCTTATGTTCTGAACCACCAGAACTGAGAGCTCGCAGGGTGAGAGACGTGACCTCAGGAGAGATGTCGGCCTCCTGCCTCCCCATGATTCCTGTCAGCTCCCTGCCTTCCTATGTAGGGGTGCGAGAAGGGGGAAAACTGGTTTTGCACTGCCGAGCTCTTGCAGATCCACCACCTGAACTGTACTGGGTGACTCCCTCTGGCCTGAAACTTAGTCCTCCATCCAAAGGGTCGCCGGTTCCCACCTCCTGCAAGAGCCTGACATCTGAAGGAATCAACCACACGTCTGCCTCCAGTGCTCCAGATGATACTGCCTGTCAACCCTTCAAACACTACCAGGTACTGCCTGAGGGAACTCTAGAAATCAGCAAGATCACCCCCAGAGAGGCAGGGTTGTATACCTGTGTGGCTGAGAATGCACTGGGAGCAGATACACGTAGTGTTACTGTGGGTGTACatgacagaataaaaaaaaggaagagggGTGCGGCTGCTAATCTGAAGAAATTTTTGCAATTCAGAGCCGATGCCAGGTTGGAGGTGAGAGAGGTTGGGGAACACTTTGCTATTTTGTCCTGGCAGAGCGGCCACAACCTGCCTTCAACCCGTCTATCCTGGCAGGCCATATACTCGAACGTCCACACACCCACGTACACCACACGCATCCTTGCTGGTACGCAGAGCTTCAACCTGACTCACCTGCAGGCAGAGACGTTTTACAGAGTGTGTCTGCATTTAGGGAGCGGTGAGGTCACCAAACATGCCAGCAGGAGCTTAGGAGGGAGCAAAAAGCCTCAGTGTGTTTCATTCAGGACAAAGGATGTCCCAGAGCCTCAGCCCAGCCTGCAGCTCAACCCACAGCTGACCTCCACAGCAGTCACACTACTGCTCCTCGCACTCATACTGCTGCTGGCAGGTCAGGGCTGGGACACCGAGCCGGGCGAAGGGACAGGAAAGCATCACATGACCCTCCATCAGGACATCCAGCGTCCCAAGGCTGTGATCATCAATCAAAAGACAAAAGGAAGAGACGGACACGAGCCAAATCTGAGTGAGAAACTGCTATTACATCAGGACTGCTGA